The following coding sequences lie in one Primulina huaijiensis isolate GDHJ02 chromosome 2, ASM1229523v2, whole genome shotgun sequence genomic window:
- the LOC140970890 gene encoding protein DETOXIFICATION 14-like has product MAEEEEPLLVSENGDRKAYFTAREKFDRELKKMCWIAFPMVVVSVSQYMLRAVSMMMLGHLGELALSSASIATSLTNVTGFSVIHGMACALETLCGQAYGAENYKKVGTYCYGAIIWLCLACLPICVLWVYTDKLLILLGQDPEMSLEAGNFSIWLIPSLFPYAILQSLVRFLQIQSVIFPMVFGSLATLCIHLPLSWAVIFKLKYGNAGAALCIGISYWLNVIFLGLYIYYSSACEKTRPSFSKDVFQTIGEFFQFAIPSSVMVCLEWWTFEIVILLGGLLSNPKLETSVLSICLTITSLHYLVQYSFGAAASTRVSNELGAGESETAQLAVSAVLVLSIVEFVVASITLFLCRYILGYLFSNEKDVVNYVKDMTPFLCVSIVMDSIQAVLSGVARGSGWQHLGAYVNLGAYYLVGIPVSLLLGFVYHFRGKGLWSGLLAGSTVQASLLVLITFRSDWKKQAMTARQRIFEGKIPARDGGRTVYAEER; this is encoded by the exons ATGGCAGAAGAGGAAGAGCCTCTGCTCGTATCTGAAAACGGGGATCGAAAAGCTTACTTTACGGCAAGGGAGAAGTTCGATAGAGAACTGAAAAAGATGTGTTGGATAGCATTTCCAATGGTGGTAGTGTCTGTATCACAGTACATGTTGCGGGCTGTGTCGATGATGATGCTGGGGCATCTCGGCGAGCTTGCTCTTTCCAGCGCCTCCATTGCTACCTCTCTCACTAACGTTACTGGATTCAGTGTCATT CATGGAATGGCTTGCGCATTGGAGACACTCTGTGGACAAGCTTATGGTGCAGAGAACTATAAAAAAGTTGGAACTTATTGTTATGGAGCGATAATATGGCTCTGCTTGGCATGTTTACCCATTTGTGTTTTATGGGTTTATACCGACAAGCTTTTGATATTACTTGGCCAAGACCCTGAAATGTCTCTAGAAGCTGGCAACTTTTCGATTTGGCTCATCCCTTCACTATTCCCCTATGCTATTCTCCAGTCTTTGGTTCGCTTCCTGCAGATTCAGAGTGTAATTTTTCCTATGGTCTTTGGTTCGCTCGCAACACTATGTATTCATTTGCCTCTTTCTTGGGCTGTTATCTTCAAGCTAAAGTATGGAAATGCCGGGGCCGCACTTTGTATTGGTATATCGTATTGGTTGAATGTGATCTTTCTTGgactttatatatattattcttCAGCCTGTGAAAAAACTCGACCTTCTTTCTCGAAGGATGTGTTTCAAACAATTGGCGAGTTCTTTCAATTTGCCATCCCGTCTTCTGTTATGGTTTG CTTGGAGTGGTGGACATTTGAGATAGTAATATTACTAGGTGGACTTTTGTCGAATCCAAAGCTAGAGACATCCGTGTTATCCATATG CTTGACAATTACTTCTTTGCACTATCTTGTACAATATTCTTTTGGTGCTGCTGCAAG CACTCGGGTTTCTAACGAACTTGGAGCTGGGGAATCAGAGACAGCTCAACTAGCCGTCTCTGCTGTTCTGGTTCTGTCAATAGTAGAATTCGTTGTTGCGAGCATCACCCTTTTCCTTTGTCGTTATATCTTGGGCTATTTGTTTAGTAATGAGAAGGATGTTgtcaattatgttaaagatatgaCCCCTTTTCTTTGTGTCTCCATTGTGATGGACAGCATACAAGCAGTCCTTTCAG GAGTAGCTAGAGGCAGCGGATGGCAACACCTAGGAGCCTATGTTAATCTCGGGGCCTATTATCTTGTTGGAATTCCTGTTTCACTATTACTAGGATTCGTTTACCACTTTAGAGGAAAGGGATTATGGAGCGGATTGTTAGCAGGATCAACTGTACAAGCCTCTCTGCTGGTCTTGATTACATTCCGCAGTGATTGGAAGAAACAG GCAATGACAGCAAGACAGAGGATATTCGAGGGGAAGATACCGGCTCGTGATGGTGGTAGAACAGTCTATGCAGAGGAAAGATAA
- the LOC140957826 gene encoding protein DETOXIFICATION 14-like: MSLKEDMEAKKWSTTWGAFVRETKKAGHIAAPMAMVTILQYLLQVVSIMMVGRLGQLELSSVAIATSVANVTGFSLLSGLVGGLETLCGQAYGAKQYHKLGRYTYAAIFSLILVCAPICLLWTFTDKILVFMRQDPTISLEARKYAIWLIPGLIGAAISKPLVRYLQTQSLIFPIVVSSFAVLCSHVPASWVFIYKFHLGTIGAAMAFSVSNWLYVLMLAIYVKFSRSCKNTRLTFTTDAFFVMGEFFRLAIPSAVMVCLKWWLMEVLVLLSGLLPNPTLETSVLSICLTISTLHFTVPYGFGVAASTRVSNELGAGNPQKARVAVWAVMFLVATETTAVTIALFCSRHILGRAFSKEKQVVHDISVMTPLICLSIVTDSLQAVISGIARGSGWQHIGAYVNLGAFYLVGIPSVVVLGFVVHLKAKGLWIGIVIASVLQSTILSLVTAFTNWQKQATKAEERVHQEGENIQNSN; encoded by the exons ATGAGCTTGAAAGAAGATATGGAAGCCAAGAAATGGAGCACGACGTGGGGAGCTTTCGTCCGAGAAACTAAGAAAGCTGGTCATATAGCTGCACCAATGGCGATGGTCACAATTTTGCAGTATTTGTTGCAAGTTGTGTCGATAATGATGGTGGGACGACTCGGCCAGCTTGAGTTATCTAGCGTTGCCATTGCCACTTCAGTAGCCAATGTCACGGGATTCAGTCTTCTG TCGGGATTGGTTGGCGGTCTAGAGACTCTTTGTGGGCAGGCTTATGGAGCAAAGCAATACCACAAGCTCGGTAGATATACTTACGCTGCAATTTTTTCGCTGATTCTTGTTTGTGCACCGATCTGTCTTCTGTGGACTTTCACGGATAAAATACTTGTGTTTATGAGACAAGATCCTACTATCTCTTTGGAAGCACGAAAATACGCTATTTGGCTCATTCCTGGGTTGATCGGAGCTGCGATTTCTAAGCCTCTCGTGAGATATTTGCAGACTCAGAGCTTGATTTTTCCGATTGTCGTAAGTTCCTTTGCTGTTCTATGTTCCCACGTGCCTGCGAGTTGGGTTTTCATATATAAGTTTCACCTAGGAACCATTGGTGCAGCTATGGCCTTCTCTGTTTCAAATTGGTTATATGTGCTTATGCTTGCAATATACGTCAAATTTTCACGTTCATGCAAAAACACGCGTTTGACATTCACAACTGATGCTTTTTTTGTTATGGGAGAGTTCTTTCGTTTGGCGATCCCTTCCGCAGTGATGGTTTG CTTGAAATGGTGGTTAATGGAAGTGCTTGTTTTGCTGTCTGGTCTATTACCGAATCCGACACTTGAAACATCAGTATTATCAATATG CCTGACAATTTCAACGTTGCACTTCACCGTTCCATATGGATTCGGAGTTGCAGCGAG CACTCGGGTTTCAAACGAATTGGGTGCTGGAAATCCACAGAAGGCTCGAGTTGCAGTTTGGGCCGTCATGTTTCTTGTTGCCACAGAAACGACAGCCGTAACAATAGCTCTCTTCTGCAGCCGACACATCCTGGGCCGAGCTTTTAGCAAAGAGAAACAAGTGGTGCATGACATATCTGTCATGACTCCTTTGATTTGTCTCTCTATTGTCACAGATAGCTTACAAGCAGTCATCTCGG GAATTGCTAGAGGGAGTGGGTGGCAACATATCGGTGCTTATGTGAACTTGGGGGCATTCTATCTAGTCGGAATTCCATCGGTAGTGGTTTTGGGTTTTGTTGTTCATTTAAAAGCAAAGGGACTTTGGATCGGAATAGTGATTGCTTCTGTGCTACAATCCACCATTCTATCCCTTGTTACAGCTTTCACCAATTGGCAAAAACAG GCCACAAAAGCCGAGGAAAGGGTACATCAAGAGGGAGAGAACATCCAAAATAGCAATTGA